The proteins below are encoded in one region of Aeromonas jandaei:
- a CDS encoding bifunctional ADP-dependent NAD(P)H-hydrate dehydratase/NAD(P)H-hydrate epimerase, with translation MVEVIGDAWCKKVGSSLSQGLWSTEQIRSRERRWAEREGQPLYALMERAGLALCTYACSHWPASNCWWIFVGPGNNGGDGYVLARLARERGLEPVVIAARSPDLLKGDARIAADSWLAAGGEVWLAEQFDQALFPPPDLVVDALLGTGVSTPLAPLLTKIVATINELAAPVLAVDLPSGLNGDTGRIMGAAVRATRTLTFIGIKQGLLTADGVDVTGQLDCDPLGVMPDEEIHPAAWRLDYPVLQSLLTPRQRSSHKGSHGKVLLVGGECGMQGAIVLAGRACLRAGAGLVRVSQHPALPPVSLYQPELMSLQEDDDDGWASVRVIGPGLGQGEWGRQQFARHLTEQLPLVLDADGLNWLAQSPRHQDNWVLTPHPGEAARLLGCSIAEIEADRFAAVRALQQRYGGVVLLKGAGTLIHDGERLALCNEGNPGMASGGMGDLLSGIIAALLAQGWSATLATWLGAVIHGEAADLAAADGERGMLASDLLPFIHKLVNPDTITS, from the coding sequence ATGGTAGAGGTCATCGGGGACGCTTGGTGCAAAAAAGTGGGAAGCAGTCTATCACAGGGGCTGTGGTCGACTGAACAGATCCGCTCGCGAGAGCGGCGCTGGGCCGAGCGTGAGGGGCAACCCCTCTATGCGCTGATGGAGCGGGCAGGGCTGGCGCTGTGTACCTATGCCTGCAGCCACTGGCCCGCGAGCAACTGCTGGTGGATTTTTGTCGGCCCCGGCAACAATGGCGGCGATGGCTATGTGCTGGCCCGCCTTGCCCGTGAACGTGGCCTTGAGCCGGTGGTGATCGCCGCTCGCTCTCCCGACCTGCTGAAAGGGGATGCCAGGATTGCCGCCGATAGCTGGCTGGCGGCAGGTGGTGAGGTCTGGCTGGCAGAGCAGTTCGATCAGGCACTATTTCCTCCTCCCGATCTGGTGGTCGATGCCCTGCTTGGCACCGGTGTCAGTACACCCCTTGCACCGTTACTGACAAAGATCGTCGCAACAATCAATGAGTTGGCTGCACCTGTGCTGGCGGTCGATCTTCCTTCTGGCCTCAATGGCGATACCGGCCGGATCATGGGGGCCGCCGTGCGGGCGACCCGAACTCTTACTTTTATCGGTATCAAGCAGGGGCTGCTCACCGCAGACGGAGTCGATGTGACCGGTCAGCTCGATTGTGACCCGCTTGGTGTCATGCCTGATGAGGAGATTCACCCCGCAGCATGGCGGCTCGATTATCCGGTGCTGCAATCCTTGCTGACCCCGCGTCAGCGCTCCTCGCACAAGGGTTCCCACGGCAAGGTGTTGTTGGTGGGCGGGGAGTGCGGCATGCAGGGGGCCATTGTGCTCGCCGGCCGGGCCTGTCTGCGGGCAGGCGCCGGTCTGGTGCGAGTCAGCCAGCACCCGGCGTTGCCGCCGGTCAGCCTCTATCAGCCTGAATTGATGAGCCTGCAGGAAGACGATGATGACGGTTGGGCCTCGGTTCGGGTCATTGGCCCCGGGCTGGGTCAGGGGGAGTGGGGCAGACAGCAGTTTGCCCGCCATCTTACCGAACAATTGCCGCTGGTTTTGGACGCCGACGGGTTGAATTGGCTGGCGCAATCTCCCCGCCATCAGGATAATTGGGTGCTCACTCCGCACCCTGGCGAAGCGGCGCGGCTGCTGGGGTGTTCCATTGCCGAGATTGAAGCAGACCGGTTTGCTGCCGTGCGGGCGCTGCAACAGCGTTACGGCGGAGTGGTGCTGCTCAAGGGGGCGGGGACTCTCATCCATGATGGCGAGCGGCTTGCCTTGTGCAATGAAGGCAATCCCGGCATGGCAAGTGGCGGCATGGGCGATCTGTTATCTGGTATAATCGCCGCCCTTTTGGCTCAGGGTTGGTCTGCCACCTTGGCAACCTGGCTGGGGGCCGTGATCCACGGCGAGGCAGCCGATCTGGCTGCTGCTGACGGAGAGCGTGGCATGCTGGCATCAGATCTGCTGCCCTTTATCCACAAGCTGGTTAATCCCGACACCATAACAAGTTAA